The DNA segment CACCCAGACACGTAAAAGGTCCAGATCACTGCCTTTCAGCTGCCTGCATGCATAGATGAGATGGCCACAAGTCTCCACATACTCCCCCACTAATACTAGCAGTTCGATCAGCCACCAGAAGCCTGCCTGTCCAAGCTGACACAGTTCCTCTGCTCCCCACAATCCCAGTCCTCTGCGTTTATCTGCCTGACTCCGTTTCCGGCCCAGCCGATGTCGACCAGGGGATCTGGGATCTCTTCGTCCACCCTCCCGAGTGTCCTCCTTGGCTGGAACACGGTGCCGTTGTCTCCGGGGTGCAGGTTTCTTTTCACTGGGCACACGTGAAAGATCACTGGGAAACTTAAGAGGTTCCTCTTCATCATATTCCCCTTCCAACTCTTCATCTTCCCCCAAAGCTGGAGAGGTACAATGGTGGCAAAAGTTGCTAGAAGAGCGCTCTCTTCCCTCAGAGTAAGGCCCTTCAGGGATTCCAGGGGTTCCCTGGCAGTTACAAGTAGATGgaatggaaaggaaagaagagttcCCATCATCCTGGTACCCAGCCTCATTCTCTCTTGAGAGTTCCTGGTCCACTCCTGACTCTTCTGAAGATGCCTCACTCTGATCAGGGTCCTCTTCAGCCAAAGGGGGTCCTGGACCCCTTGGGGGTCCATGGCTTGGATCCGACCAGTGGGCTGGATTTGGGGGCTGTGTGTACTTAGGACTAGAGTGCTCTGTGAGGCAGCGGGTACCATTAGGAGCAGGCCCCGCTGAGTCCCTGAGTCCTGAGAATGAAAGTATGTCAGGGTCCACAGAGGGTCCTAAAGTCCTGAGGGAGGCACCACCACTGTGGTGGGCTCCACACAACCCTCCTTCTCCGGGGTGCTTCTGGGCCATGACCCCGGGGCTTCCTGAGGATTTTAGGTCACAGCCATCATGGTGACTTCTGATGCCTGTAACAAAGGTATCAAGTGGGGATGATCAAGGATAGGACCAACAAAAAGGTTAAATAATCTTAAATTGGGTATATATTGAATGCACCCACCTCCCTTGTTTTAACAATTCGGGGGCATTCATCACCCCAGCAATAAAGCCAATACTACATTAACGGCAACgctgctccctcccccacccccccactcctCCAAGCTcccttattattttttctttccccagaAAGCTATAACCCTGAAACAGGGGAAAAGGGAGGTACCGCAAAGGGTGTGGTCCTGGGGTCACTCTTGGGAAAAAGGGAAAGACGACCGGAAAGGGGGCCGCAGGCTGCCAGAAAAGGGTGGGGACCGTGCGGCCCTTCAGGAACATCTGGGGGCGGAGCTTGAGACTGCCCCTGACAGAGTCAACCCGTTAACCCTCGAGCTGGGTAAAGGGGATCAAGGTAACATACCGAAGAGTGGCGGTAACTCCTCCCCCTCGAGCAGCTGGGCCGAGGGCCAGGGGGAGCTACGAGAGCAGCTCCCCCGGCTCCGCCTCCCGCTCACGCTCTGCTTCCGCCTTCCGTCCCCGCCGCGGCCGCCGATTCGCGTCTACTTCCACTTCCGAGGTCACCAGGGAAGACACGGGAAGGAAAAGTAAAAGCGGTCTGCCGAGGTGCAAGCCAGTGCCGCAGGCTAAGTCAAACCAGAGGAGGTGGTCCTGGGGAAGAGCTGGCCCCGCCCTTTAAAGGGCCCTCAGCTGCCGCCCTCCGCGTGCTGAACTGGAGTCCCCGAAGGTTGCTCCACCGGAAGCGGAGCAAGCGGGCGCTGCAGCAGTGCCTGCGGACTGGGAGCAGATTCTCAGGGTTCCTCTGGCTGTGTTCTTGGACTTTGTTGAGACCAGGAGATAGAGGAAAGCCACCGAGCCCAGTCTGTTTCCCTTGCAGACAAAATCAGGGAACGTAGAGAAACCACCGCACTGATCCCTTCCCTGCTGCCTGTAACGAGGACGGAGGCCTTTTGGTATCATGCGGGGGTGGAGCGGAGGGAAGGACGCCCCGGGCCTGCCCCCGCCCTGGACCTCCTTCGCTGCCCCTTCTTTCCCAGCAACCCTCGGCCCCCCCAGCGCCTGACCCAGCTGGCGAACTGCCTTGTACAACTGTAGCTCCCACGGCCCGGATCCGCCCCTCTGGGTGCAGCTCTCTTCCCGTCACGAAGCGGGCCGGAGGACTGGGAGCGTGGCTCCACTGGGCTTAGTACCCGAGCGGAGTGCCAAAAAACACTGCCCTTATCTGCGTGCTTCTTTGCATCTCGTTTGCATGCCAAGATGTTTGGTCGACGCTGACAAGCGCCCCCGCCCCCACGCAGACCCGGCTTGGGTACCCTCTGTCGGTCCCCTGCTCTGCAAACGCCTCTTCGTTAGTCCCCCTTCCAGACCCCCGACTTGCTCCGCAAGTTTTTCTACCCATGAACCCCTCGCCGGCGCCCCAGATCAGTAAGAGCCCCTTCCTGGGGTCCCCGATCCGGACCACCAAGTTCTCCAGCAGACAATACTCCAATTCTCTGGGAAGTGGAAGAAACCAAGCCGGAGTAGGGGGGCGCTGGGACACCAGTAAGGGATTTGAAAGCTTCGAGTTGCTGAGTCAGCACATAGGTATTCAGAGACCATTCCCCAAACCTCTTGCGGTTCCCCAAAAACCCCTCCCGGCTATGGCTGGGGGTCTCTGATCCCAGCCTAGAGCAGTAGGCAAACTGggtcccccccacacacacagggaaaagATTTGGAGGGTCCCGCCCCGTGATGTCACCccccccccaaacacacacccTGTCCCCTTCCTCCACCCCCCAAGCTGGTTGCTTTTAGCTCACTGGGGCTTGGGCTGCGATACGACTTGCAAGAGTTTAGGGAGCAAAGAACAGAGTGGCCCTAGGGGTGCCCACGCCTGACAGCCACCCGGACGCCTAAGACTCTGGGCAGGGATGCAGCTGGGGGTCTAGGGAAGCACGTCTACCCCCTCCTTTCCTCAGCCCTGACAGGGTGGTGAGTAGTTAACACCCCCTCCCCAATCTCTCCTTGAATAGGGTCCCCAGACTTCCAAGAATTGAGGAGAGGAGCCCCAGGGACTCCCCAAGCCAAGTCCCCTCCCAGCCTGTTAAGATCTTGATGTCCAAAAGAAGGCAGCTGAAAGGAAGTGCCTGCACCTACTCTACCCCATTCCTTTAGTGCCCCCAATGCCAGCCCCTCCTTGGTGTTCTCCTTTCAGgaactgagttcaaatcccactGGCAGCCCTGACACCACAGGGAAAGGGAAAGGTAGAAAGAGTCCCACCAGTGTCCTGAGGGGAGGATGTGAGATGCCTGTGAGCAAGGCGCCTGCTTGGTCCATGGGGGATCCGTGGGAATTGGACTGTGGCTGGACAGACACCTTCCCCCAATAACCTTATCTCCACCTGAAGGCAAGGCTTCCCAACCCTGACAAAGTGTCAGTTACTGTCTCTACTTGATTCCTCTTCTggtgtctgatttttttccctcttccctctctggGGTTGGAGCAGCTGTTGGGAGACCCCCACCATGACTcattctctcctcttccttctcctccctcctctacTAACTCCACCCTTCCCCGTCCAGTGGGATGATTTTGAGTCCCAGCTGTAGATGGGACAAGCTTTCTTTTCAACTGGAACAGGCTACTGAGCCTTTAGCCCGCAGTACCCCCTTCCACAGATGGAAGACTTCctactcctcccaccccaccctcaaaaGCCAGGGAGCCAAGACTCATTACCTGTTAAGATTTGAAGTTCCACTTAATGTCCTTGTTTTAGAGGGTGATAGAAAGCTGACCTCTCTCATCCCTTTCCTGTAGCTTTCTTCAGTTTCCCCAGCAGAACCAAGTTCCATCCTGAAATTGGCCTTTCTTTAAAAGAAGGGCATCCTCAAGGTTCATGGGCACCTGAGTTCCTGCCCCCTTACCCCCTTGCAGGTTTCCCAGCCCCCTCAAGACATTCATGGATGGATGAGAGGAGCTGACACTGATCTTCCCCTCTGTGACAACCTTCTCTTCGGCCATGGAGGAAGCCTTGCTGCCCCTGGCCATGACCTCTGACCCCAGGCCCTTTAATCAACAACTCCTAGAGCCTCCAGACCTGAGATGTGTCTTGCAACCCCAGGACAGTCCTGACCTGGCACCCGCCCTGGTGTGTGCCCTTTGCTGCTGTTTTGGAATCATCTACTGCTGCTTCGGTGAGGGCGGGGCCAGGGTTCTGGGGGGCAGCTGCCCAAGACTGTCACACTCAGAGATGACGCTGTCTTTCTCCTTTGCTCCTGAGCCACCTCTACTCCTCTGTCGGGGGATATCTACCTTCAGTGCGTCCAGTGCCACTCTCGCCAGCTCTTCTTCCATCCCCCACGTGCCCACTCCTTCAGCTCTGACCCCTGGCAACTATCAttttccctccccttcctcctacTTCAAAATTCCATTCCCCAATAACCTGAATTAGCCTGCGCTGATTTCTTCCCATCTACCATCCCTGAAAGGACAAAACCTTTTCTCTATACTTATTCCCCTCAATTCATCCATCTTACCTCCTGATTTGCCCTCCCATCCCCTCACAGTTCCTGAAAAGTCCCTGCCCTCCCTAAGATGATCCCTTTCTGCCCTTGGCCTTGAGGTCCCTGGGGGTGCTGCTCCTGACTTCTGCTCCTCTGGTTAGCCATTCCTATCCCTTCTGAGTCATCAGAGCCCAGCCCTGTcgaccctcccccacccacccctttcTGCCCCTCATTgcctcctgcctcccttcccaggcTACCGCTGCTTCAAGGCAGTGATGTTTCTCTCAGGCCTGCTGTCAGGAGCCCTGGTGATCTTCCTGCTGTGCCATAAGGAGCGAGTGCTAGAGACACAGCTGAGCCTGGAGGTGAGCGCGGGCATTGCGCTCGGCATCGGACTGCTCTGCGGCCTGGTCACCATGCTGGTTCGCAGTGTCGGGCTCTTCCTGACTGGTCTCCTACTAGGCCTAACCCTGGGCGCTGGGGTCCTGCTGGGCACGGAGCCCATCTACCAACCACCTTCAGCCTGGGTACCAGCTGGGGGGCTGGTGGGGCTGGCACTGCTGGGAGCCCTGTTCACACTTCGGTGGCCACGTCCATTCACAGTTCTGGGCACAGCCCTGCTGGGTGCTGCAGTGCTGGTGGCCTGTGCTGACTACTTCCTGGAGGGGCTGGCCCTGGGCAGTCGGCTGGGCCAACGCTTGCAGGCACTTCCAGCCTTGCCTCCTCTCTGCTGGTATAGCTGGGTCTTGCTGGGGACCTGGCCAGCCCTGGGGGCCCTTGGGGCCCTGGCCCAGTGGAAGCTCATGGATGCGGAACATGGAGGCCACGCCAATGGTGAGTTACCACCGTGGTATAGACAGCAGACAACCtatgtccctggttcccagacttAAAGGGGTGAAGGGGGAAAATACACCTGAGGGCAAAAGACAGAGGTGTCTAAGGTGTATGAGGCAGGCCACTGAAAAAAAGTTAGAGTTGGAGGAGTCAAAAGTCTGGttaagaatgaaaagagaaattgTCGGGAGGTTGGGGAGTAGGGAAGAGTTACTGGGGACTGAtgtggaaggaaaggaagatCTCAAGGAAGTCAGAAGGGAAGAGTAGGAGGATTCCAAAGAAAAGTTTCTTTAGAATAACTGGGAGGGGGATGAGGTTTGAGAGACATAAGCAAATGGGTTTCTCTAGAGTATGAGTGTATTTGGGGGTGGGTTTCAGAGTCTAAAGAGGCCTCCCTGAGTCTGCATTGTCCCCTCCCAAGCAGTGGTCTTGAGCCACCAGCGAAGGCATCTCCAGCTCCTTCGAATCCGTCATCAGGAAGCCAAGTGGCACCGGACCTCCCCTGGCGCAGGGCTCTGTGAGGGTAGCTACAGGCGCCAGCTCCCTGCCAGCGCACGGAACCCTGCCGACAGTCTGGCTCCAGTGAGTGGAGGCGTGGGGGCTGCTCTGGGCCTGGGGCAGAAGGCATAGGGGGATGGTCAGGGTGGGAGGGTGGGTTCTGATCCAGGCCCTTTCTTCTGCCCTGTCTGCCCTGCCCCTTCAGAGTTATTTCCAGAGCCTTCGAGAGCGCCAGCTAGGACCAGGCACCCAGGCCACCGCTCCCCACACTGTCCTGGACCTGGATTCTGACTGTGGTTCCACTGTCCCCCTCACTGCACCTTCTGGTTCCACCCACCCAGACCTGAGCCTAAACCTCCACTGATGCCCTCACCCTGGGAACAAGGTCCTGGGAACACTAGGTGGGCAGGGCCTAGGCCCACAGAATCCACACACAGACTTCCCCACCTCTTGGACTTCGGCATGGAATCTGTGCTCCAACCCAGACCAGCCCTGTAGGGATATGTTTCAGGGACAGATAGAGAGGACTcttgtggggaaaggagaggaatgGAAGTATGAGTACCTACCTCTGTCCAGTAATAGAGGTGTCCTGGTCCCTAAAGTAACTGACTCCCTAATTCCCTTCAAACCAAACCAAGGAGGGCCATTACCCAAATAGCCTTCTGTATACCCGCCTCAAAGTGCCTCTCAATGATCAAATAAGGGGTATTGTTTTCATAGGACCTACCTATAGAAAATCAGGAAGGCTCCTAAAGCACTTGATAGCTTTTTGATGGGGAGAAGGGCACCAGTGGAGCTCCGGGATCCCTGATTCCCAGGCCCCTCATCAGGGAGCAATTGAGTTCCTGGTTAGCCTTTCTCTCTGGACCCCCAGACACAGGCCCCCTTCTCCTACCTCAGTTGGGGGTATCTATCCTCCGTGGtgcttccctttcccttctcaatGTGGGGAAGACCACAGGGCACTGCCTGGCTCAGCACCCACTGTCCCTCAAAGCTGGCTTCTTGCTTCAAGCTGAGAGCATTGGCCCACATGCCAGAATCTTGCCCTTTTGCCCAAAGGAGCCTGGTCTTCAGGGCTGTGTGGGAGACAAGtgccttctctgtctctcatTATAGGGGACACTAATCTCCTTAACCAGATCATCGTCCCAGCCACTAACCTGTTCTAACTCTCCGCTCCCTTGATTTACCTGCCCAAAGTCTGTTCCCTGGTTCCTCAGCATGAAGGAAGATATGTCCCTCCCCTGGGCAGCAAGGTTATGATGGGAGGGAAGAAGAACATAGGAACATGTGAATAAAATGACATTGAACACTGAACCTGGGAGTCTAGCCTTTTCTGttgctcctcttttctttctttgcaccCCCAAACAACGAGTTAGCCATACTGACAAGTTCTATGTCCCTTAAAGATCTGATGAAGGTACTTTTATCAGGCCAGACCACTATAGAAGTGGCACACACACAGCCAGAGGAAGAATCATTCTGTCCTATCTTACGAACATGGTGCACGCTtgcacagtcactcagttgtgtccgactcttagtgaccccaaggactgtagtccaccaggctcctctgtccatgggatttctcagacaagaatactggagtgggttgccatttcctcctccagggaattgaaactgtatctcctgcattggcaagtaaattctttaccactgagtcacctgggaagccctgtgaaaaTGGAGTTAATCTTTATTAAGCAcaaatgtgccaggcacttcacacacagaatttcatTTAATGCAACAACCCTGCGGGATTGGTGTTAACCTTATTTTTCAGATGGGAAACCTGAGGCTTAGTGAGGTTaattaacttgcccaaagtcacaagcAAGTTGATGTGATTCTCAAGGATTCCAAAGCCATTGCTCATTTTACTGGCCATGCTGTTTCCTTGTTCTTTATCTAGGAAGGACCCAGGCATTCCCAGCTGTGGCCTGCTGTCAGCTAAATGCCTGAGGGATGCCTTTCTTCTACCAATGTCCTCCAGAGAGAAAATGACACAGTTGGAAGTGCTATCTAGGATGGTGGAGAAATGGACGGAGCTGGAGGCTGAGTTAGTTAGAGTCACTGACCAGGAGGGAAAGAGTACAGGGAGGTGGTGACTGGAGCTGGGTCATTTAGAGGCTTGAGGTTCATGGTTCATGCTTGTGCTGCAGCAGACATTTGATTGAGGTCTCAGGCCTCTGAGAGAGTGACATTACCAGGGAATGAAAGGGTGCTGAAGTCTGTGACTGAGGGGATAACGTCCAAGATTGTGTCTCTGGGTGAGCCGCCAGAGTTCAAGGTGTATCTATGGCCCAAGGAAATGGTATCCAGTGTTATCCTGTGGCTGCATGGTCTATGCCTGTGACTGAGGAATCAGTGTCCCCATCGGATGCAGTGGTGTTTGGGGGATGACAGTGCATCCAGTTGTGGGCGATATCTCTGGGAAAGCCTTTCTCTGCTCGAAGCTGCTGATTGAGGCGCCAATACTGTTTGCCCTTGAAGAAGTAGACACGGCCATCCCGCCAGCTCATGGCGGCCGAGGGCTGGTCTGGCACTCCTGTAAACAATCCCTTGGTTGGTTTAGGGTAGCGGCTGAAGTCAGTAGTGGCCAGCTCATCCCACTGCCAGTATCCAGAGCCCTAGGTGTGGGGTCAGCAGCGAGAAGAGAAGGATGACGAGAGAGCTTAGAGaacccccgccacccccaccgaAGTCTATTCTCAGCCCATGGCAGCTGCAGAACTTCCTTCCAGAGCAAGTCTTTGCTTTTCCATGGGAGGTAGCCCGCCCCTCCTACAAAGGATTTGCCCTTCCTTTGAGCTTTATACCTTAAAGAGGAACACCTTTTTGTTGATAGGCCAATAGAGAGCAGCATCCAGGTTGGGTCCTACCCTATTCAGCTTCTTGGGAAAGCCAGGAGACATCTTGAAATTAATGTAGCGCCACACCTTGTCTCCTGAGAGCATataaggaaagaacaagtcaccTCTGTCCCCAGGTGATAACTTTCAGTTCCTCTGTTCCACCCTCTAGAAACTTCTCATCTCTCCCTCCTTCTATGGCATCTCTAATCACAGGCCCTCCTCAGGTAGCACAGTGTAAACTAGTGCCCTTACCTTTAAAGAAGTGAATCCATTGCGTCCGAGGAGAGTAGACAGCTGCATCCAGGTTTCCTGGGAGCCCCTCCCAGAGGGCAGACACTTGGAACAAGGGACCCAATCCTGAATCTGTCACGGTCCACACATAGTTTCCCTTGAAGGCGTAGGTCTTTCCTCGGGGCCCTAAGAGCAGGAGGTGTGTCAACAAGTCAAAAAGACAGGTATCCGGACTTCCCTactggtccagcggttaagaataagcctgccaatgcaggggacacgggtttgatcccggtCCAGGgtgattccacatgcctcagggcagctaagcccatgtgctacaactactgagcctatggaTTCTGGAACccttgagccacaactagagagaccaTGTGCCTCAACAAATGATCCCACATGATGAAACAAAGACCTACTGccaccaaaaattttttttattttaagacagTGGTCAAATAAAGACTTCTGGGTATCTCAGGCAGGCTGATTCCCCAAATGTTCATTCAAGGAGAGGATTGTTAAGGGCAGAGAAGTGTTCAGCCTCTCCTTTGTCATTCACAGCAAATCAGCCCTGTGGATAGCTGCTCCCACTTAGGGACCTCACCTTCTACTCCAGGTGGCTTCCAAGTTGTACTTCCATGTGGGTATAATACCCTCTCTAATAGACATTCCAGTCAAGACTGTTTTCTCCTTCTTGCTGTATTTCCGGATGTGTTTAGTGGCTCTCACAGGGCAACAACGGAGGTAATGTCCTGCCTGGCCCATCCTGAATTTAGCTCTGAATCCTCTCTCCCCAGGCCTCTGCCTCCATCCATGGCCACTAACCCCTGCCTAGAGACTAACCTCCACTGATCACCCTGAGGTCCCATGTCACTCTCATTTGTCCAGGTCTCAAGGTCAGCAGCCTGCCCCACTGCCTGCCTACAAGCCTGGAGGGAAAGGGTCTTACCTAGCATCACGGCATCCAGGTCACCACTGCAGGGGTCTGGCATGGGACTGGGTTCTGTGGGCGCTAGGGGTATAGTAGGGAatgccatgtcttcctcctcctcctcctctatcTCTGGGCTCTTCTTGCCTGCAAGGTAACATAATACTGCTCAGGGAAAGAACTCAGAGCACTGGCTTCCCCACTCTCCTACTGTAAGTTAAGCTCAGAGATCGCAtagagaggaaaatgaaaacctgGAGAGCTTTCGTTGGTGGGAGAAAAGATCACACTGATACCAGCAGGAGactcattttagttttgagaGGCACTAGAAAgggagagatggagaaggcaatggcaccccactccagtactcttgcctggaaaatcccatggacagaggagcctggcgggctgcagtccatggggtcgctaagagtcggacacgactgagtgacttcactttcacttctcactttcatgcattggagagggaaatggcaacccactcaagtgttcttgcctggagaattccagagacaggggagcctggtgggctaccatctatggggttgcacagagtcggacacgactgaagcgtcttagcagcagcagcagaaagggagagaggggatTTCTGGAATGTTCATTCTTCATCCACTAGAGCAGGTGTAGGAGGAGAGAGGTCTGGAAAGAAGATTAGACCTGGAAGTGTCAGAAATAGAGCTCCTGGGAGTTCCCTGGGGGCCttgtggttaggattccaggctttcactgctgcagccagggttcaatccctgattggggaactgagataCCACTAGCCATGTAatgaggccaaaaaaagaaaaacaactcctGAAAATGAAGAAGCCTGAATAACATggcaagaggaagagaaagaagccaaGCCATTTCCCTCCATGAAGATTAGACCTGTGTCTTTATGCTTGAAGAGACACTGGTCAGACTGACCCTCGTGAGGACTAGGGGAAAGGACTGACCATAGAGAGCCTGGATCCCAGCCACATCATCAGGGTGCAGCTTGAAGTAGGGCCGGTAGCCAGCGTAGACAGGAGCCATAAGGGCCTGGGTGTATCGGGagtgccccagccccagggcATGGCCAATTTCATGGGCTGCGATGATGCGCAGGTTCACCCCCCGGTAGGTCCCCTCAGTCCAGAGCTCATCTTCATCAAAGTGTACACTGCCCAGCTCTGGGATGTCGGCATGGGCCAGGACCCGCCCTGGAAAAAGGCAAAGGTAGACAGGCAGGAGATCAGAGTCTCCTAGGGTGGAGCATCCCCTGCCTGTTATAAACTCCAATTACTCTATTCCCTTAAAATCTCCCCAAGTAGACTGATTATATCTTGGACACCTCTCACTCCTTTCAGATTTCCCTGTCACTACCCTGATCTCTCATGGATTCCCATCGCTCTGTCCTGTTACCTCCCAGTCACTCTGTTGTCtttggcaacatactccagtccTCCCTGGAATATGCCTTGAGCAGAGGAACTTAAGCTAAGGAAGAAGGCATAAGCTTCAAAGAAACAGGCTTGGTAAGGCCCCAGGGAGATGACATGTTGCTCCCCAAGGGAATATTAGAAGGTGGTTGGAGAGTGTAGGGTGCAGTTGAGCATAGGAGGGTAGCCTGACATTTAGTTTCCGGAGTCACTGACTCAAGGAGACAGAGGTCTGTGAGGTGGGAGAGCTGAGAGCTGGTGCCTACCGGGCCCGTCAAAGGAATTGGAGCAGTACAAGCTATGGCGGCCATGGAAGGAAAGGCGGATATCAGCCCAGCCAGCCTTCACCTCGCGGAAGGTCAAGGGAGCCACATTGCTCCAATACTGGAAGGCTTGAAGCAGGGCTGCCCGGGCTGTTGAGGATGGTAGGGTGGACGGTAGGTTCAAGATGCGGAAGGTCAGATGCTTCTTACTCCAGTGGCCTGGTTATTGAACCAAAAAATAGATTAGAAGCACAGATACCTTTACCAGCTCTGGACAGCTCCCCTGAGTGTGGGCACTCACTCAGCAAAGCCATGAAACAACCTTTCCAGGCAAGTGGTGATCAGTCAATTACCAGATTACCATCCATTCAATGATGAGCTGGTCCAGACTGTCCCAATGTCACCTGTGCTCCAGAGTCATGACCCCCGCTTTTCCCAGGCTCAGTTCTCACCCAGCAGCAGGTATTTAAGGGTCTTCTGGTTGAAGGGGTCCTCCAGGCCACAGCGGGGCTGCCTCATACGGGCACTTGTGGCATCATCCAGCTGACCTGAGACTGGCAGCTCAGATGCTTCCTGAAAAGCTCTGGAAAGATGAAGAGGGATGGTCCAGCAGGACAGGGACATCTGGAATGACTAAGAAATGGGGATAGCTCTTTGGTCCCCTTTTGCCCAACGTAATGACTGAGAATGGCACTAAAGCTCTGGAGGTGATGGGATCACTCCAGAATCCAGTTCTCATAATTGGGCCTTCCTCTTCTGTTCTGCATAGAAGGCAATACTCCAACTTCACCCCCTGTGTTGACGCTCTTATTTGGGTAAAGTGCTCTCTGGTGTTGCCTTCTTCCTCCACTGCAATTTCTAACCTCCTCCTGCCCTGAGAAGTGTCCTACTCCTGCTCTGAGACTCTCTCACCACTGCTACCACCTGAGGGCCCATcctccctctgccttctcccctcctggctGGACACCCCGTTCCCAGTCCAGCCTGCCCACTCTGGGCAATTTCATCCATCATGCACCACAAGTATTGTGGCTTTTCAATGGACTGGGAACATATCTGAGAAATCGCCCATTAGAccgaaaataagaaaagaaaacttcaaaacagaaagaaatacatgCTGGATTAAATATCTTTGAAAGGCAACATCATGTCAACAACTCAGCTCCAACTCATATAAATTACATTGCCTGCAGGATGTGACCAAATAATAGTATTTTGGATATAATGTGGGATGGAGCCTCCAAAGAAGTGCTTAGGGCCTAGGAAAATCCAATAACTGTGCCCTCATCCTTGACTCCCCCTCTCACCCCTGGTCCCACCACACATTCTCTGGATCCCCGAAATGGATGTGAGGCAGGCAGAGATGAGCCTGGGGAATGGAAAaggtgagaagagaaaaagatctTGTGAACTTGACCCTGAAGGCATGCACCTTACAATCTCTCACCTCAGTGCCTCTATGACATCTTCTGGCCTAAAGTTGTCAGGTCCTTCTAGAGGCTTCTGTAGGTAACCATATTGCAACAAGTAATCCTATGATGAGGGTAGGGGTCAGCAGATAAAATCAAAAGGGGATTAGTCTCTGGGTGAAGCTTCTACATAACCTAACAGCCCATTAGGATAGGAGGGGACAGATGTGGAAGGACTGAAGGAGAGGCATCTTAGGGGAGTATGAGGGGAGGGAGTAGGGATGGGTAGGGGTGGATCAAGGACTAGAGAAGCGAAGGGCAGGGCAGGCAGTTGTAAGTCAGAAGAGCAGCTTGGATGGGACTAAGGAGCAgttcctccatccctcccccagcctggGTCTGGCTTTCCCAGGAGACTCACCACAGCTGCCTCCTTCTCTCCAGGCCCCACAGCCCGGCATGAGACGGTCAGCGGGAGTAGGAAGCCCAGCCACAGCCGCTGCCAGTTCATGGTCCCACCAGGCAAGAGCTTCAGAGTTTGTGCCCTCTGCTCTGAGAATCCTGGGAGCCTGAGGgagcagagctgggggtgggggggggtg comes from the Bubalus kerabau isolate K-KA32 ecotype Philippines breed swamp buffalo chromosome 1, PCC_UOA_SB_1v2, whole genome shotgun sequence genome and includes:
- the LOC129649555 gene encoding transmembrane protein 198-like isoform X1 yields the protein MEEALLPLAMTSDPRPFNQQLLEPPDLRCVLQPQDSPDLAPALVCALCCCFGIIYCCFGYRCFKAVMFLSGLLSGALVIFLLCHKERVLETQLSLEVSAGIALGIGLLCGLVTMLVRSVGLFLTGLLLGLTLGAGVLLGTEPIYQPPSAWVPAGGLVGLALLGALFTLRWPRPFTVLGTALLGAAVLVACADYFLEGLALGSRLGQRLQALPALPPLCWYSWVLLGTWPALGALGALAQWKLMDAEHGGHANAVVLSHQRRHLQLLRIRHQEAKWHRTSPGAGLCEGSYRRQLPASARNPADSLAPSYFQSLRERQLGPGTQATAPHTVLDLDSDCGSTVPLTAPSGSTHPDLSLNLH
- the LOC129649555 gene encoding transmembrane protein 198-like isoform X2; the protein is MEEALLPLAMTSDPRPFNQQLLEPPDLRCVLQPQDSPDLAPALVCALCCCFGIIYCCFGYRCFKAVMFLSGLLSGALVIFLLCHKERVLETQLSLEVSAGIALGIGLLCGLVTMLVRSVGLFLTGLLLGLTLGAGVLLGTEPIYQPPSAWVPAGGLVGLALLGALFTLRWPRPFTVLGTALLGAAVLVACADYFLEGLALGSRLGQRLQALPALPPLCWYSWVLLGTWPALGALGALAQWKLMDAEHGGHANVVLSHQRRHLQLLRIRHQEAKWHRTSPGAGLCEGSYRRQLPASARNPADSLAPSYFQSLRERQLGPGTQATAPHTVLDLDSDCGSTVPLTAPSGSTHPDLSLNLH
- the LOC129649555 gene encoding transmembrane protein 198-like isoform X3 codes for the protein MFLSGLLSGALVIFLLCHKERVLETQLSLEVSAGIALGIGLLCGLVTMLVRSVGLFLTGLLLGLTLGAGVLLGTEPIYQPPSAWVPAGGLVGLALLGALFTLRWPRPFTVLGTALLGAAVLVACADYFLEGLALGSRLGQRLQALPALPPLCWYSWVLLGTWPALGALGALAQWKLMDAEHGGHANAVVLSHQRRHLQLLRIRHQEAKWHRTSPGAGLCEGSYRRQLPASARNPADSLAPSYFQSLRERQLGPGTQATAPHTVLDLDSDCGSTVPLTAPSGSTHPDLSLNLH